ACGCCCTCGACGTCGCCCGCACGGTCGCCTGGGCGGTCGGTGTCGAGCTCACGGTGGCGCAGACCAGCCACCCGTCGCTGCACCCGGGCCGTGCCGCGTCGCTGCTCGTCGGGGACACCGTCGTCGGCGTCGCGGGCGAGCTGCTCCCGGAGCGCGCGGCGGACGCCGACCTGCCCCGTGTGGTCGCGGTCGTCGAGCTCGACCTCGACGCCCTCGTCGCGGCTGCTCCTGACGTCGTCGAGGTCGCGGCCATCGTGTCGTACCCGGCGGCCACGCAGGACCTCTCGCTCGTCGTGGACGCGGCGGTACCGGCCGGTGACGTGCTGGCCGAGGTCCGCGCTGGCGCAGGAGACCTGCTGGAGTATGCTCGCCTCGTGGACGACTACCGGGGCACGGGCATGGACGAGGGACAGAAGTCCCTGACGTTCGCCCTGCGCTTCCGTGCCACGGACCGCACGCTGACCGCTGCCGAGGCCTCCGAGGCCCGTGACGGCGCCGTCCGACGTGCCGGCGAGCGATTCGGGGCGACCCTGCGCGACTGATCCACGACGGATCACCGCCCGGGGTCGCCGCCTCCGACTCCCTCGACGAACAGTCCGACCAAAGGTGGAACCCATGTCCGTATCCGTCGCCGTCGCTGGTGCCAGCGGCTACGCGGGTGGCGAGTTGCTGCGCATCCTCTCCGCTCACCCCGAGTTCGAGGTGCGGACGGTGACCGCGTTCTCGAACGCCGGGAAGCCGCTCGTCGCGACGCAGCCGCACCTGCGGTCGCTCGCGCACCTCACCCTTTCCGCGACGACCGCCGAGGTCCTCCGCGGCCACGACGTGGTGTTCCTCGCCCTGCCGCACGGCCAGTCCGGAGCGATCACGGCGGAGCTCGACGACGACACGCTCGTCGTCGACTGCGGCGCCGACCACCGGCTGACCGACGAGAGCGCCTGGGCGGCGTTCTACGGCGGCGAGTACCACGGCGCCTGGACCTACGGGCTGCCCGAGCTCCTGCACGCACCGCCCGCGCCGGGTGCGGCCGAGGAGTGGCGGGACGTCGACGACATCGTCGCGCAGGGTCGGCAGCGCACGGAGCTGGCGAGCACGAAGCGGATCGCCGTCCCCGGGTGCAACGTCACCGCGGTCACCCTCGGCATCCAGCCCGGTGTCCAGGCCGGACTGGTCGAGTCGGACGACATCGTCGCCGTGCTGAGCGTCGGGCCCAGCGGAGCCGGCAAGAAGCTCGAGACCACCTACCTGGCGTCCGAGATCATGGGGTCGGCCAGTGCCTACGCGGTCGGCGGGAAGCACCGGCACGTGCCGGAGATCCAGCAGAACCTCCGCGTCGCCGGTGCCGCCGACGTCAAGGTCTCGTTCACGCCGGTGCTCGTGCCGATGTCCCGCGGCATCCTCGCGACCACGACCGCGCGCCTGGCGCCGGGGGTCACCGCCCACGACGTCCGGCTGGCGTGGGAGCAGGCGTACGCCGACGAACCCTTCGTGCACCTGCTGCCCGAGGGGGTCTTCCCCCGCGTGGCCGACACGATCGGCGCGAACACCGCACTCGTCGGCATCGCGGTCGACGAGGCCGCCGGCCGTGTCGTCGCGGTGACCGCACTCGACAACCTCGCCAAGGGCACCGGCGGTGCGGCGGTTCAGTCCGCGAACATCGCACTCGGCTTCCCCGAGACCCTCGGCCTCAGCGTGGACGGAGTCGCCCCGTGACCGACCAGGACCAGGCACCCCACCAGGACACCGCCACCGACGGGCTGCAGGGCGTCACCGCCGCTGCGGGCTTCCGCGCCGCCGGCGTCACCGCCGGCCTGAAGACCAGCGGCAAGCCGGACGTCGCCCTCGTCGTCAACGACGGGCCCGCCGACGCGGTCGCCGCCGTCTTCACGTCGAACCGTGCGCAGGCGCACCCCGTCATCTGGTCGCGCCAGGCCGTGGGTGACGGCGTCGCCCGTGCGGTCGTCCTCAACTCGGGAGGCGCGAACTGCTTCACGGGCCCGTTCGGCTTCCAGACGACCCACATGACCGCCGAGGCGGTCGGCGACGCCCTCGGCATCGGCGCCGCCGACGTCCTCGTCTGCTCGACCGGCCTCATCGGGGTCGGCGACCAGACCTTCCGCGACGGCGTCCTCCGCGGCGTGACGCTCGCCGCCGACGCCCTCGCATCCGACGGTGGCCCGGCCGCGGCGACCGCGATCATGACCACCGACACGAAGCCGAAGCAGTCCGTGGTGACGGTCGACGGCTGGACGCTCGGCGGGATGGCCAAGGGCGCGGGCATGCTCGCCCCGGGGCTCGCGACGATGCTCGTGGTGATCACGACCGATGCGGTGCTGCCCTCGGCCGATCTCGACCGGGCACTCCGCGCGGCGACCCGCGTGACCTTCGACCGCGTCGACTCGGACGGCTGCATGTCGACGAACGACACCGTCGTGCTCATGTCGTCCGGCGCCTCGGGGGTGACGCCCGACGCCGAGGTGTTCCAGCAGGCGCTGACGGACGTGTGCGCCGACCTCGCCCGACAGCTCCAGCAGGACGCCGAGGGCGCCGCGCACGACATCACGATCGAGGTGACCGGTGCGGTCAGCGAGGACGAGGCGGTGACGGTCGGCCGCAGCGTCGCCCGCAACAACCTGTTCAAGGCGGCGGTCTTCGGGAACGACCCGAACTGGGGCCGGGTGCTCGCGGCGATCGGGACGACCGACGCCGAGTTCGACCCGTACGCGGTCGACGTCTCGATGAACGGTGTCCGGGTGTGCCACGCCGGTGCGCCCGACCGGCCGAGCGACGAGGTCGACCTCACCCCGCGGGACACGCTCGTGCGCATCGACCTCGGGGTCGGCACGGCCGCGGCGACGATCCTGACGAACGACCTGACACACGACTACGTCCACGAGAACAGCGCGTACTCCAGCTGATGAGCCACGCGGACCTCTCGAAGGAAGAAGAGCACGAGCTCGCGACCGTCAAGGCCGCGACCCTCATCGAGTCCCTGCCGTGGCTGAAGCGGTTCTCGGGCAAGATCGTCGTCGTCAAGTTCGGCGGCAACGCGATGGTGAACGACGACCTCAAGCGTGCGTTCGCCGAGGACATGGTCTACCTCCGGTACGCCGGCCTGCACCCGGTCGTGGTGCACGGCGGCGGCCCGCAGATCTCGGCCGCCCTCAAGGAACAGGGCATCCAGTCCGAGTTCCGCGGCGGCTACCGCGTCACGACGACCGAGGCGATCACGGTCGTCCGCGACGTCCTGGCCGGCGAGGTGAACCGCGAGATCGTCGACCTCATCGACGAGCACGGCGAAGGCCTCGGTGTCGGGGTGTTCGGCGACGGCGGTTCCCTGTTCACGGGCGAGAAGAAGGGCGTCGTCGTGGACGGCGAGCACTTCGACCTCGGCCACGTCGGGGACATCACCCACGTCGACCCGTCCGGCGTCCTCGCGGCGATCCGCGCCGACCGCATCCCGGTCGTCTCGAGCATCGCGATCGACGACGCCCACCCGGACCAGGCGCTCAACGTGAACGCCGACGCCGCTGCGGCCGCGCTCGCGATCGCGCTGAACGCCTCCAAGCTCATGATGCTGACCGACGTCCCGGGGCTGTACCGCAACTGGCCGGACCGCGACTCGATCATCGACCTCATCGCGGTCGAGGAGCTCCGGCAGCTGCTGCCCTCGCTCGAGTCGGGCATGATCCCGAAGATGACCGCGTGCCTCGACGCCGTGGTCGGCGGGGTCGGCGGCGCGACGATCATCGACGGCCGCATCCCGCACTCGATCCTGCTCGAGGTGTTCACGCTCCGCGGCGCGGGCACCGAGGTGATCCCGGACCCGAGCCGCCGGACCGAGAACCAGAACACCCACGCCGAGATCGGCCGA
The sequence above is drawn from the Curtobacterium sp. L6-1 genome and encodes:
- the argJ gene encoding bifunctional glutamate N-acetyltransferase/amino-acid acetyltransferase ArgJ, which gives rise to MTDQDQAPHQDTATDGLQGVTAAAGFRAAGVTAGLKTSGKPDVALVVNDGPADAVAAVFTSNRAQAHPVIWSRQAVGDGVARAVVLNSGGANCFTGPFGFQTTHMTAEAVGDALGIGAADVLVCSTGLIGVGDQTFRDGVLRGVTLAADALASDGGPAAATAIMTTDTKPKQSVVTVDGWTLGGMAKGAGMLAPGLATMLVVITTDAVLPSADLDRALRAATRVTFDRVDSDGCMSTNDTVVLMSSGASGVTPDAEVFQQALTDVCADLARQLQQDAEGAAHDITIEVTGAVSEDEAVTVGRSVARNNLFKAAVFGNDPNWGRVLAAIGTTDAEFDPYAVDVSMNGVRVCHAGAPDRPSDEVDLTPRDTLVRIDLGVGTAAATILTNDLTHDYVHENSAYSS
- a CDS encoding N-acetyl-gamma-glutamyl-phosphate reductase gives rise to the protein MSVSVAVAGASGYAGGELLRILSAHPEFEVRTVTAFSNAGKPLVATQPHLRSLAHLTLSATTAEVLRGHDVVFLALPHGQSGAITAELDDDTLVVDCGADHRLTDESAWAAFYGGEYHGAWTYGLPELLHAPPAPGAAEEWRDVDDIVAQGRQRTELASTKRIAVPGCNVTAVTLGIQPGVQAGLVESDDIVAVLSVGPSGAGKKLETTYLASEIMGSASAYAVGGKHRHVPEIQQNLRVAGAADVKVSFTPVLVPMSRGILATTTARLAPGVTAHDVRLAWEQAYADEPFVHLLPEGVFPRVADTIGANTALVGIAVDEAAGRVVAVTALDNLAKGTGGAAVQSANIALGFPETLGLSVDGVAP
- the argB gene encoding acetylglutamate kinase is translated as MSHADLSKEEEHELATVKAATLIESLPWLKRFSGKIVVVKFGGNAMVNDDLKRAFAEDMVYLRYAGLHPVVVHGGGPQISAALKEQGIQSEFRGGYRVTTTEAITVVRDVLAGEVNREIVDLIDEHGEGLGVGVFGDGGSLFTGEKKGVVVDGEHFDLGHVGDITHVDPSGVLAAIRADRIPVVSSIAIDDAHPDQALNVNADAAAAALAIALNASKLMMLTDVPGLYRNWPDRDSIIDLIAVEELRQLLPSLESGMIPKMTACLDAVVGGVGGATIIDGRIPHSILLEVFTLRGAGTEVIPDPSRRTENQNTHAEIGRRAAVHAPGSGHHVARDGDDTDQTTPHDDEKGTAR